The proteins below are encoded in one region of Candidatus Flexicrinis proximus:
- the asd gene encoding aspartate-semialdehyde dehydrogenase — protein sequence MNKKLNVAILGATGAVGQRFIQLLENHPWFKVAEVVASERSAGRRYGDAVHWVVDGLPPQDVANLIVKPLGGHLDSPLVFSALPKEAAVEIEPELASAGHVVATNASAYRMETDVPLMLAEVNSSHLGLIDIQRKARNWTSGALAANSNCTIMPVVMALAPLLKFGVTRLHMVSQQATSGAGYPGVASLDILDNVIPYVSGDEDKMPIEARKMLGQFNGQAIVDLNVRASTTCTRVPVIDSHLVHISVELESKPSMTEIIDSWSSFRGLDPVPRLPSSPALPVQHISLQDRPQPRRDRMAGNGMASVVGRLRPCEILGYKFFTLAHNTIRGAAGSSIQNAELMAVCGYIDGFSPEI from the coding sequence GTGAACAAGAAGCTAAACGTAGCAATACTGGGTGCAACCGGCGCTGTCGGTCAGCGTTTCATTCAACTACTTGAAAACCACCCTTGGTTCAAAGTTGCTGAAGTTGTGGCATCGGAACGAAGTGCTGGTCGACGCTATGGTGATGCCGTGCATTGGGTCGTCGATGGGCTTCCGCCGCAGGACGTGGCGAACCTCATTGTGAAGCCACTTGGCGGACATCTTGATTCCCCTCTGGTCTTTTCAGCTTTGCCTAAGGAAGCCGCAGTAGAAATTGAGCCGGAATTGGCATCCGCAGGGCATGTAGTGGCAACCAATGCCTCTGCCTACCGGATGGAGACAGACGTCCCGCTCATGCTAGCAGAAGTAAATTCTAGCCATCTTGGTCTGATCGATATTCAGCGCAAGGCGCGGAATTGGACATCAGGTGCGCTGGCAGCCAATTCCAACTGTACGATAATGCCAGTTGTGATGGCGCTCGCGCCGCTCCTGAAATTCGGCGTAACCAGGCTTCATATGGTCAGCCAGCAGGCAACCAGTGGTGCTGGCTACCCTGGTGTAGCGTCCCTTGATATTCTCGACAATGTGATTCCCTACGTGAGTGGTGACGAAGACAAGATGCCAATTGAAGCGCGCAAGATGCTGGGTCAGTTCAATGGTCAAGCGATTGTTGACCTCAACGTAAGGGCCAGCACAACGTGCACTCGTGTTCCTGTAATTGATTCGCATCTGGTACACATTTCTGTGGAGCTGGAGTCGAAGCCTTCGATGACGGAGATCATTGACTCCTGGTCGTCTTTCCGTGGGCTCGATCCAGTTCCTAGACTTCCAAGCTCCCCTGCCCTGCCCGTGCAGCACATTAGCCTCCAGGATCGGCCGCAGCCCCGTCGAGATCGAATGGCGGGTAATGGGATGGCCTCAGTCGTTGGGCGTCTTCGCCCGTGTGAAATTCTGGGATACAAGTTCTTTACGCTTGCCCACAACACAATCCGAGGCGCCGCGGGAAGCAGCATTCAAAACGCGGAACTGATGGCCGTTTGTGGCTACATTGATGGATTTAGTCCAGAAATCTAG
- a CDS encoding SH3 domain-containing protein, with the protein MAGAQLEALTDVNVRAEASTDSDRLGLIVPGEKYTIVGRYFRWLQFRFPNSPTGTGWVYDELVQLSGDLSLIPDLSVAPPTADPSVAAATQTAESILSVPGGDMTATAGARVLEGPESIESNGAALAENSLNPLGEQRLPTFTPAPNVSELVAQSAILPTATVEMALINLTRESGGVPPILPIAALIGFGVLGLAISFMRR; encoded by the coding sequence GTGGCCGGCGCGCAGCTTGAAGCTTTAACCGATGTAAATGTACGGGCTGAGGCATCAACGGATTCGGACCGATTGGGGCTAATTGTTCCTGGCGAAAAGTACACCATTGTTGGCCGCTACTTCCGGTGGTTGCAGTTTCGCTTTCCGAACTCTCCCACTGGAACGGGTTGGGTTTACGACGAGCTTGTCCAGCTAAGTGGCGATCTCTCGCTTATACCTGACCTATCAGTCGCCCCGCCTACAGCTGATCCAAGCGTTGCAGCTGCGACGCAAACAGCCGAGTCTATCTTAAGTGTTCCTGGCGGCGATATGACTGCTACAGCGGGTGCAAGGGTGCTCGAAGGACCGGAAAGCATCGAATCGAACGGGGCTGCTTTGGCCGAAAACAGCCTGAATCCCTTGGGAGAGCAGCGGCTGCCAACGTTCACGCCAGCCCCGAATGTATCAGAATTGGTCGCGCAATCGGCGATTCTGCCGACAGCTACTGTGGAAATGGCGCTCATAAATCTGACCCGAGAGTCTGGCGGCGTCCCACCAATACTTCCCATTGCAGCCTTGATTGGCTTTGGCGTACTGGGATTGGCGATTAGCTTCATGCGACGCTAA
- a CDS encoding NAD-dependent epimerase/dehydratase family protein, which translates to MRVLIAGIDGYLGWPLAQHLAARGHIVGGIDRFLRRAWVEEVGSISAVPIADWVEREKAFSEHFDNRLICGFGDMLDYAFLGTFVESFHPDAVIHLAEMPSAPYSMIDQAHSAFTQQNNVIGSLNLLWALHTHCPEAHLVKLGTMGEYGTPDVDIPEGFFDVEFRGRRDRLPFPRQAGSYYHWSKVHDSNNTMFACSTWGLRATDVMQGVVYGTYTGRTNDDWRMSTRLDFDTCFGTIINRFVCQVVLRHPLTVYGPGGQKRGFIPLGDSLACLTLALESPPKAGEYRVFNQFEDTYRISELAGIVCEEAHALGIDSEIIHYENPRVERADHYYNPDHKHLFDLGYQPSGDIRKVISQMIEDVLPFTNRLAPYRNNLVPEIRWDTEHRRSTPLSSAST; encoded by the coding sequence ATGCGAGTTCTCATCGCCGGAATAGACGGCTATTTGGGTTGGCCCTTAGCCCAGCATCTCGCTGCGCGTGGTCATATTGTTGGTGGAATCGACCGTTTTCTGCGGCGTGCCTGGGTCGAAGAAGTTGGAAGCATCTCCGCAGTTCCCATCGCTGATTGGGTTGAGCGTGAGAAAGCATTTTCGGAGCACTTTGACAATCGACTGATATGCGGTTTCGGCGATATGCTGGACTATGCATTTCTAGGCACTTTCGTCGAGTCGTTTCACCCTGATGCTGTAATCCATCTCGCAGAAATGCCGTCTGCTCCATACTCGATGATTGACCAAGCTCACAGCGCGTTCACTCAGCAGAACAATGTGATCGGAAGCCTGAATCTGCTCTGGGCTCTTCACACCCACTGTCCTGAAGCACATCTGGTGAAATTGGGTACGATGGGCGAGTATGGAACGCCCGACGTAGATATCCCCGAGGGCTTCTTTGACGTTGAGTTTCGTGGAAGGCGCGACCGACTCCCATTCCCCCGGCAAGCGGGCAGCTATTATCACTGGAGCAAAGTACACGACTCTAATAACACAATGTTCGCGTGTTCAACATGGGGGTTGCGCGCAACAGATGTGATGCAAGGTGTGGTCTATGGAACTTACACTGGCAGAACCAACGATGACTGGAGGATGTCCACACGGCTTGACTTCGACACGTGTTTTGGGACGATCATCAATCGTTTTGTCTGCCAGGTCGTTTTACGACATCCGTTGACCGTCTACGGCCCTGGGGGGCAAAAGCGTGGATTTATTCCGTTAGGGGATTCCCTTGCCTGCCTTACGCTGGCGCTGGAAAGCCCTCCCAAGGCCGGCGAATATCGCGTCTTCAATCAGTTTGAGGATACGTACCGTATTTCAGAACTGGCAGGCATAGTATGTGAGGAAGCCCACGCACTAGGAATTGACAGCGAGATTATTCATTACGAGAATCCTCGCGTAGAGCGCGCAGATCATTACTACAACCCTGATCATAAGCACCTCTTTGACCTGGGCTACCAGCCTAGCGGTGATATTCGCAAAGTCATTTCCCAAATGATCGAAGATGTCCTGCCCTTTACTAATCGGTTGGCTCCTTATCGAAATAATCTAGTCCCTGAAATTCGATGGGATACCGAACACCGTAGATCTACACCACTCAGTTCTGCTTCGACATAG
- the hisG gene encoding ATP phosphoribosyltransferase, with amino-acid sequence MTEPTLLALPSKGAIAEPTLSFLKDCGLRVDKPNDRQYVGSVPSVLGLNVLFQRVKDVVYKVSDGTVQLGITGYDVVRENPHENLVVVHQGLGYGHCHLVVAVPESWVDVDGMSDLSDIASDMRRLQGRSLRVATTYTALTRQFLHAQGIHHFTLVRAEGAIEAAPTIGYADIVVDLVQTGTTLRENHLKPLDDGVIVESQACLVGNRQALKRQPQTLSVAQTMLEYIDASLQGKQIRQLTVNIRGSAPEAVARLVTANPVTQGLKGPTISPIFGLTSNGDDEQWYTVTINVNVRDLLKAVDHLRSIGSSQVVVSPVSFVFLEQSPSYGRLLELVR; translated from the coding sequence ATGACCGAACCGACATTACTGGCGCTTCCCAGCAAAGGTGCAATTGCCGAGCCGACCCTGAGCTTCCTGAAAGACTGTGGCCTCCGCGTAGACAAGCCCAATGACCGCCAATATGTCGGGAGTGTTCCCAGCGTTCTAGGACTTAATGTGCTGTTCCAACGGGTAAAGGACGTCGTCTATAAAGTCTCAGACGGCACAGTTCAACTTGGGATCACAGGCTATGACGTGGTTCGCGAGAACCCTCACGAGAACCTGGTTGTCGTTCATCAAGGTCTTGGCTACGGGCACTGTCATCTGGTCGTAGCCGTCCCGGAGAGTTGGGTGGATGTTGATGGAATGTCTGATCTTAGCGATATCGCTTCAGATATGCGGCGGCTTCAGGGTCGCAGCCTTCGAGTTGCGACAACCTACACAGCGCTGACACGTCAGTTTCTTCATGCACAAGGAATTCACCACTTCACGCTTGTACGTGCCGAAGGCGCAATCGAGGCAGCCCCTACGATTGGCTATGCAGATATTGTCGTCGATCTTGTCCAGACCGGGACAACGCTCAGAGAAAACCACCTCAAACCCCTTGACGATGGTGTTATTGTGGAATCCCAGGCCTGTTTGGTGGGTAACCGTCAGGCACTAAAGAGGCAGCCGCAGACGCTGTCTGTTGCCCAAACTATGCTGGAGTACATTGATGCGTCTCTTCAGGGAAAGCAAATTCGGCAGCTTACTGTGAATATCCGCGGCTCTGCCCCTGAAGCAGTGGCGCGCCTTGTAACCGCGAATCCAGTAACGCAGGGCCTCAAGGGTCCGACAATATCGCCAATATTCGGTTTGACTTCAAATGGTGACGATGAACAATGGTATACGGTTACCATAAACGTGAATGTCCGCGATCTGCTAAAAGCCGTTGATCATCTGCGTTCGATCGGAAGCTCTCAGGTTGTAGTCTCTCCTGTGAGCTTCGTTTTTCTCGAACAGTCGCCAAGCTATGGGCGTCTGCTAGAATTAGTCCGCTAG
- a CDS encoding LysM peptidoglycan-binding domain-containing protein, with the protein MSSFPTTVSPSGSAQTISSTQLPLITAVANTDANRTHIVTAGESLFAIAQQYNTTIDTLVELNQLSNPDVITVGQVLQVPAGATLVTPNLILLSDSRFAHGPESDLDVAAFMANQPGYAARVIEPITHRRADGSSEIRFLSGAAIVERVSLETSVDARLLLSMLEYRAGWLSNPSPQELSFPLVSEDASPGIDREGLYRQLSWAANELNRGYYGWKYDSWREMDFADGPRIQFDTSLNSATVAIHYMLHLNRAPGEWLRDISPEGWAATYTRLFGGQLGVSNPIVVQNPPNLALPYSRGETWFFTGGPHGGWGSGSAWAALDFAPPDERPTDTLCFISRFPALSVADGVIARSADGVVVLDLDGDGDERTGWTILYLHLNSATAVGTGQRVSTGDVIGYPACEGGFSTATHLHIGRRFNGEWIPSDCAACTGGSRFSFSMSGWVSEGLPGQEYQGSLRKGSDVRVAEQASDNPINQVTND; encoded by the coding sequence ATGAGCAGCTTTCCGACAACGGTCAGTCCCTCGGGTTCCGCGCAGACGATTTCGTCGACTCAACTGCCGTTGATAACCGCTGTGGCCAACACGGACGCCAACCGGACCCACATTGTCACCGCTGGTGAGTCCCTCTTTGCGATTGCACAGCAGTACAACACAACCATCGACACCCTCGTTGAGCTTAACCAGCTCTCCAATCCTGACGTCATTACTGTCGGGCAGGTTCTACAGGTACCTGCTGGCGCTACTTTGGTGACGCCCAATCTGATTCTGTTGTCAGACTCGCGGTTCGCACATGGACCCGAGAGTGATCTGGATGTCGCGGCGTTTATGGCCAACCAGCCGGGGTACGCTGCCCGAGTTATTGAGCCTATAACCCACCGGCGAGCAGACGGCAGCTCCGAGATTCGTTTCTTGTCCGGCGCGGCAATAGTGGAGCGAGTTTCGCTGGAAACGAGTGTCGATGCCCGCCTCCTGCTCTCAATGCTCGAGTACCGTGCTGGCTGGTTAAGCAATCCGTCGCCTCAGGAACTCAGCTTTCCATTGGTTTCTGAAGATGCGTCGCCTGGAATAGATCGCGAAGGGCTTTATCGACAGCTTTCGTGGGCTGCGAACGAGTTAAATCGCGGCTACTATGGCTGGAAGTATGACTCTTGGAGGGAAATGGACTTTGCCGATGGCCCGAGAATTCAGTTTGACACCTCACTGAATTCAGCGACGGTCGCCATTCATTACATGCTCCACCTTAACCGCGCACCTGGCGAGTGGCTGCGGGATATAAGCCCCGAAGGCTGGGCAGCAACTTATACTAGACTATTTGGCGGACAACTTGGAGTATCCAACCCGATTGTAGTGCAGAATCCCCCGAATCTGGCCCTCCCATATTCACGTGGGGAGACGTGGTTTTTTACTGGTGGACCGCATGGGGGATGGGGGAGCGGAAGTGCGTGGGCGGCCCTGGACTTTGCGCCACCTGATGAACGCCCAACAGATACTTTGTGTTTTATTTCTAGATTTCCGGCACTATCCGTTGCAGATGGAGTAATCGCGCGTAGCGCGGACGGAGTAGTCGTCCTTGATCTTGATGGGGATGGAGATGAGCGGACTGGATGGACGATCCTGTATTTGCATCTCAATTCGGCTACCGCTGTTGGTACAGGCCAGCGCGTTAGCACCGGCGATGTTATTGGATACCCCGCGTGTGAGGGGGGATTTTCTACGGCGACACACCTGCACATCGGACGTCGATTCAATGGTGAGTGGATTCCGTCTGACTGTGCCGCGTGTACAGGAGGGAGTCGGTTCAGTTTTAGTATGAGTGGCTGGGTGTCCGAAGGGCTTCCTGGTCAAGAGTATCAAGGGTCACTGAGGAAAGGCAGCGATGTGCGTGTTGCCGAACAAGCCAGCGACAATCCGATCAATCAGGTGACAAATGATTAG
- a CDS encoding ATP phosphoribosyltransferase regulatory subunit, which yields MTFSLPQYQRHLTLAGYEMRDVPFIDRADLFSIKGGDRVIEHLLTFEHGNSEYALRPEFTASAARSYANANRQVVRWQFSGPVFEDRAGNGNSEFQRQSIGAELMGVSGPLADSEMIGLAASGLLLQGVTDFQVAIGHAGLTRKLIERYTTDPQLIQFLLNQRSVLSDPNRGRKAVEATLETFLNLRGSAMAMPRAQDNEGLSELLASVTLRTSTLGGRTRDDIARRLLRKQRRTEEVAQIIRAIETLETWISLKGPAAAVLPQIYQFAEDTSAFAAVVADLRTTLDLLEGYGIEANSVILQPDLNRIWEYYSGVVFELQRPDGVSLGGGGRYDGLLRLLGNPEDVPAVGFQINADEVVRQQGVVPPLPETAVLVGSRSHALSLTQWALSLRAQGIACTIHETQLDSTLSVVTIDSEGAQYKGKRFVIADVTQLAALLQETPVQ from the coding sequence ATGACTTTTTCGCTGCCGCAGTATCAGCGTCACTTGACTCTAGCGGGCTACGAAATGCGTGACGTTCCATTCATCGATCGCGCCGACCTATTCTCGATAAAGGGCGGTGATCGTGTCATCGAACATCTCCTTACGTTTGAACATGGAAACAGCGAGTATGCACTTCGGCCCGAGTTTACTGCTTCAGCCGCGCGTTCTTATGCAAACGCCAACCGCCAAGTAGTCCGCTGGCAGTTCAGTGGTCCTGTTTTCGAAGACCGTGCTGGCAACGGCAACAGCGAATTCCAACGACAGAGTATTGGCGCAGAGCTGATGGGCGTGTCTGGGCCTCTAGCAGATAGCGAGATGATCGGATTGGCCGCATCCGGACTACTTTTGCAGGGGGTGACGGACTTTCAGGTGGCCATTGGTCATGCAGGCCTAACCCGTAAGCTCATAGAGCGGTACACCACTGATCCTCAGCTCATCCAGTTTCTCCTGAATCAGCGGTCGGTATTGAGCGACCCGAACCGTGGTCGCAAAGCCGTCGAAGCGACGCTGGAGACTTTCCTGAATCTTCGGGGGTCAGCGATGGCGATGCCCCGCGCTCAGGACAATGAAGGCCTTTCTGAACTCCTGGCAAGTGTTACCCTGCGCACATCGACATTAGGTGGACGAACACGCGACGATATTGCGCGTCGACTGCTTCGCAAACAGCGTCGGACAGAAGAGGTGGCACAGATCATACGTGCGATCGAAACCCTCGAAACCTGGATTTCACTAAAAGGACCTGCAGCGGCCGTACTCCCTCAAATTTATCAGTTTGCTGAAGATACCAGCGCGTTCGCTGCGGTCGTCGCGGATTTGCGTACGACACTCGATCTTCTTGAGGGTTACGGTATTGAGGCGAACTCTGTAATACTCCAGCCTGATCTCAATCGAATCTGGGAGTATTACAGCGGGGTGGTCTTTGAGCTCCAACGACCGGACGGTGTATCGCTTGGCGGTGGAGGTCGATACGATGGCCTGCTGCGCTTGCTGGGGAATCCTGAAGACGTCCCTGCAGTCGGGTTCCAAATCAACGCTGATGAAGTTGTTAGGCAGCAAGGAGTCGTTCCGCCTCTGCCAGAAACGGCAGTGTTAGTAGGCAGCCGTTCACACGCGCTTTCGCTGACACAATGGGCTTTGTCTCTGCGGGCGCAGGGAATCGCCTGTACGATCCACGAAACGCAACTAGACAGTACTTTATCTGTGGTAACCATTGATTCAGAAGGCGCCCAGTATAAGGGCAAGCGTTTCGTCATCGCCGATGTTACACAGCTTGCGGCACTTCTCCAGGAGACACCTGTTCAATGA
- a CDS encoding GAF domain-containing sensor histidine kinase translates to MIDASILTIVFDGVVLALSASFALLLLWHDYNKRQISLFALFLGLVFSWNIGSILLKIAVFFNLQQPLGEIGLALLEVGFSGSSVAFYAFTSALAGIRSQRFFRLSVIAVAVTVGARLLLSRTQISSGSIETIRLDSLPAIFYFTFSVLGLNLLAVYRRKIQAGTIRFGAILFVLGQGLTFLNPALGIVAVSTNLSSLGVMLIAIGIIRREIIRPLAERDRQVKTLHSVSKEIAGQPHLTTVLYEISRQAAEWVGGDAAGIYLRDENDLVLTAFHNLPESARNYRLPLDAGVSGQAVRLAKSQLVENYVRDWRYQPDMPYAMETFGSFIAVPLIYQGAIAGVLFAVAGHQGRLFTSEDVFRLELLGPQAALAIAYSGLIDGQRALTIQVEDSRHQLESLLISTENPVVAVNRKLGVIFANPAATQLMSTNDQLEYGRQPTSIPREYMPPSIRAMLRDLQLFKVHIYEITVGSSTLQCHVARLGSTRSDGWVAVLNDVTRLKELDRMKGEMIRMVSHDLKNPLMGALLHVDLMRTLNLPPIQESLNAIERQLERMDRIIRGVLDLERIRTGRFQMSANDIVPVVEKVVGDLERLAREAKIPITMVNEVGEAVVLCDPDQIERAITNLVENAIKFTAENGSIVITVRADAGQIYVDVVDTGIGIPEEIQGQVFERFFRGRQSGFEHVSGSGLGLAIVKTIVDAHRGQVVLQSKSGVGSRFTLKFTQAEPERAFES, encoded by the coding sequence ATGATCGACGCAAGTATACTCACGATTGTTTTCGATGGCGTTGTTCTGGCGCTGTCCGCTTCGTTTGCTTTGCTGTTGCTTTGGCATGACTACAACAAACGTCAGATCTCGCTTTTTGCATTGTTCCTCGGCCTGGTGTTTAGCTGGAACATCGGCTCAATCCTCCTTAAGATCGCCGTATTCTTCAACCTGCAGCAACCGCTTGGTGAGATTGGACTGGCTCTTTTAGAAGTCGGGTTTTCAGGGTCGAGTGTCGCGTTTTATGCATTCACTTCGGCTTTAGCGGGTATTCGATCTCAGCGATTCTTCCGGTTATCAGTCATCGCAGTGGCAGTAACTGTCGGCGCTCGTCTCTTGCTCTCGCGAACGCAAATCTCGTCAGGAAGCATTGAGACGATCCGGCTCGACAGCCTCCCGGCCATCTTCTATTTCACATTCAGCGTACTCGGCCTCAATCTACTGGCCGTATATCGGCGCAAGATCCAGGCCGGAACGATCAGGTTCGGCGCAATTCTGTTTGTGCTGGGCCAGGGATTGACGTTTCTCAACCCCGCACTTGGAATCGTAGCGGTGTCCACCAACCTGAGTTCGTTGGGCGTGATGCTGATAGCGATAGGCATTATCCGGCGGGAGATCATTCGCCCGTTGGCTGAGCGTGATCGTCAAGTTAAGACCCTCCACAGCGTGAGCAAAGAGATCGCAGGACAGCCGCATCTCACAACGGTGCTGTATGAGATTTCGCGGCAGGCGGCTGAATGGGTCGGCGGTGATGCAGCTGGCATATACTTACGAGACGAGAACGATCTGGTGTTGACGGCGTTTCACAACCTGCCTGAGTCGGCAAGAAACTATCGACTGCCGCTGGATGCGGGAGTGTCAGGCCAAGCAGTGAGGCTCGCGAAGTCACAACTCGTCGAGAACTACGTTCGAGATTGGCGATACCAGCCCGATATGCCATATGCGATGGAAACTTTCGGCTCGTTCATTGCGGTTCCGCTGATCTACCAGGGTGCTATCGCCGGAGTCCTCTTTGCGGTTGCGGGACATCAGGGTCGTTTGTTTACAAGCGAGGATGTTTTTCGGCTTGAACTCCTTGGGCCACAAGCTGCACTCGCGATTGCGTACAGTGGTCTCATCGACGGTCAGCGCGCGCTGACTATTCAGGTCGAAGACAGTCGTCATCAGTTGGAGTCGCTGCTAATCAGCACTGAGAACCCGGTTGTGGCGGTGAATCGAAAACTTGGGGTGATCTTTGCTAATCCCGCCGCAACCCAACTCATGTCGACGAACGACCAGTTGGAGTATGGCCGGCAGCCCACGTCGATTCCGCGTGAGTATATGCCGCCGAGCATACGTGCAATGCTTCGTGACCTTCAGCTCTTCAAGGTGCACATCTATGAAATCACGGTAGGCTCTTCGACCCTCCAGTGTCATGTTGCACGCCTAGGCAGCACCCGCTCCGATGGCTGGGTTGCGGTCCTGAACGACGTTACTCGGCTCAAAGAGCTTGACCGAATGAAGGGCGAGATGATCCGGATGGTGAGCCATGATCTGAAAAATCCGCTTATGGGCGCATTACTGCATGTTGATCTGATGCGAACACTAAACCTTCCGCCGATTCAAGAGTCGCTAAACGCGATTGAACGTCAATTGGAGCGGATGGATCGAATCATCCGCGGTGTACTTGATCTGGAACGAATTCGTACAGGGCGATTCCAGATGAGCGCCAATGACATTGTTCCTGTCGTGGAGAAAGTTGTTGGCGACCTCGAACGGTTGGCGCGTGAGGCGAAGATCCCCATTACTATGGTAAATGAGGTGGGGGAAGCTGTCGTGTTGTGCGATCCCGACCAGATTGAACGCGCAATTACGAATCTAGTAGAAAATGCGATCAAGTTCACGGCTGAGAACGGATCAATCGTTATTACGGTCAGGGCAGATGCCGGTCAGATCTATGTGGACGTGGTAGATACGGGAATTGGAATCCCTGAAGAAATCCAGGGACAGGTATTTGAACGGTTCTTTAGAGGACGACAATCAGGGTTTGAACACGTTAGTGGCAGCGGTCTCGGTCTGGCTATTGTGAAGACTATTGTGGATGCCCATCGCGGACAGGTTGTGCTCCAAAGCAAGTCCGGCGTTGGTTCACGCTTTACATTGAAGTTCACGCAGGCTGAGCCCGAGCGCGCCTTTGAGTCCTAA
- a CDS encoding SCP2 sterol-binding domain-containing protein — translation MADTASIYKEMITRFKPEKAQGVDAVIQFDLSGENGGQFWVKVVDGTVTAGSGASENPKITIRSTLDTWMDVANGKTNVVNAFMMGKLKVQGDMGLGIKMQSMFGL, via the coding sequence ATGGCCGATACGGCTTCAATCTATAAAGAAATGATTACTCGCTTCAAGCCTGAGAAGGCGCAAGGCGTTGATGCTGTCATACAGTTCGATCTGAGCGGCGAAAATGGCGGGCAGTTTTGGGTCAAAGTCGTTGATGGTACGGTAACCGCGGGCAGCGGTGCCAGCGAAAACCCTAAGATTACCATTCGCTCGACGCTGGACACTTGGATGGACGTCGCAAACGGCAAGACCAATGTCGTAAACGCCTTTATGATGGGTAAGCTAAAGGTACAAGGCGACATGGGTCTTGGTATTAAGATGCAGAGCATGTTTGGCCTATAG
- the hisD gene encoding histidinol dehydrogenase, with amino-acid sequence MINFWEYSSLARVDLAKIMRRAEHDISELLPLAQTVINDVRVNGNAAVVKYARQFDAPNFTATQLRVTPEQFTQARSQVPMDVIEAIRLAYRNIRTFHEHQMPEPMWFTEVRPGIMAGERVTAIPSVGLYVPRGKGAFPSVMLMLCVPAKVAGVEKVIVVTPPAQDGAPDPASLVAAEVCGIDEVYAVGGMQAVAALAYGTETIPQVAKVTGPGSSYVSAAKRLLYGTFDVGLPAGPSESIILADESVDPRLAALDLLVEAEHGPDSSALLVTHSRKVAEEVLRVLPEYISQLPARRKEFVSTVLSNYGGILLTRSLQESIDFVNQYAPEHLELLTVEPFITLNKIHNAGEILLGHKTPIPTANYALGLNAILPTGGFAKTYSSVSVWDFLKRSGVGYMSREGYDSLEKEVSLLADYEGFPAHAMAIRLRNKILDGN; translated from the coding sequence ATGATCAATTTCTGGGAATATTCGTCTCTAGCTCGAGTCGACCTGGCGAAGATAATGCGGCGTGCCGAGCACGATATCAGCGAACTTCTTCCACTTGCACAGACTGTAATCAATGATGTGAGAGTCAACGGCAATGCGGCAGTCGTGAAATACGCGCGTCAATTCGATGCACCGAACTTCACTGCGACACAACTCCGGGTAACCCCCGAGCAGTTTACACAGGCTCGTAGTCAGGTACCGATGGATGTCATCGAGGCGATCAGACTCGCGTATCGAAATATCCGGACTTTTCACGAACATCAAATGCCTGAACCCATGTGGTTCACAGAAGTTCGGCCGGGAATCATGGCAGGAGAACGCGTCACCGCAATTCCAAGCGTTGGGCTATATGTCCCCAGGGGCAAGGGTGCATTCCCTTCTGTGATGTTGATGCTTTGCGTCCCAGCCAAGGTCGCGGGCGTTGAGAAGGTGATTGTGGTTACCCCCCCCGCCCAGGATGGCGCGCCGGATCCGGCTTCACTGGTAGCTGCCGAAGTGTGCGGCATTGATGAGGTCTATGCAGTTGGCGGTATGCAGGCAGTGGCTGCACTCGCATACGGGACTGAGACCATTCCTCAAGTGGCCAAAGTGACTGGTCCTGGCAGTAGTTATGTCTCAGCAGCGAAACGCCTGCTCTACGGCACATTTGACGTAGGACTACCTGCTGGCCCAAGTGAGTCGATCATCCTAGCCGACGAATCGGTTGATCCACGGCTGGCAGCACTGGACTTGTTGGTCGAGGCAGAACATGGGCCAGACTCCAGCGCCTTATTGGTTACACACAGTCGCAAAGTTGCCGAAGAAGTACTAAGAGTACTTCCAGAATACATTTCCCAACTCCCGGCGAGACGCAAGGAATTTGTCTCAACAGTTCTGAGTAACTATGGGGGCATACTCCTCACCAGATCGCTTCAGGAGTCGATTGACTTCGTAAATCAGTATGCGCCAGAGCACCTCGAACTACTGACTGTAGAACCGTTCATCACCCTGAATAAGATTCACAATGCAGGAGAGATCCTGCTTGGCCACAAGACACCAATCCCAACAGCCAATTATGCCTTGGGCCTTAACGCAATCCTCCCTACAGGAGGTTTTGCCAAGACCTATTCGTCAGTGAGCGTTTGGGATTTCCTCAAACGGTCTGGTGTAGGCTACATGTCGCGTGAAGGATACGACTCCCTCGAAAAGGAAGTCAGCCTATTGGCTGATTACGAGGGCTTTCCGGCACACGCTATGGCGATCCGACTTCGCAACAAGATTTTGGATGGCAATTAA